The Pseudomonas asiatica sequence TGCTGAAGGTCTACGACCTGTGGAACAAGCCGCTGCCTGTGAACAAGATCCGTGACGCCCGCCGTGCCTACTTCGGCGCCTGCAGCTATATCGACGACAACATCGGCCTGCTGCTGCAAACCCTGGAGGAATGCAACCTGGCTGACGACACCCTGATCGTGTTCTCCGGCGACCACGGTGACATGCTCGGCGAGCGCGGCCTCTGGTACAAGATGCACTGGTTCGAGATGTCGGCGCGGGTGCCTCTGCTGGTGCACGCGCCGAAGCACTTCGCGCCAGCCAGGGTCAGCGCTTCGGTGTCTACCTGCGACCTGCTGCCGACCCTGGTCGAGCTGGCCGGTGGTGCTGTGGATAACCACCTGCATCTGGATGGCCGCTCGCTGGTCGGCCATCTGCAAGGGCAGGGCGGCCATGACGAAGTGATCGGCGAGTACATGGCCGAAGGCACCGTCGGCCCGCTGATGATGATCCGCCGCGGGCCGTACAAGTTCGTGTACAGCGAAGACGACCCATGCCTACTCTATGACCTGAGCCGCGACCCGCACGAGCGGGAGAACCTAACCGGCAGCCCGGAACACCAGGCGCTGCTGCAGGCATTTGTCGATGAAGCACAGCAGCGTTGGGATATCCCCAGCCTGCGCCAGCAGGTTCTGGCCAGCCAGCGGCGCCGCCGCCTGGTGGCCGAGGCGCTGGCCGTCGGCAAGCTGAAAAGCTGGGACCACCAACCGCTGGTGGACGCCAGCCAACAGTACATGCGCAACCACATCGATCTCGACGACCTCGAGCGCAAGGCACGTTATCCACAGCCCGCCCCCCTGGATTGAGAAGAGAGGCCGCCATGCACAAGTTCTCCGCCGCCGTGTTCGCCCTGGCCCTGAGCCTGGGTACCGCCACGGCCCACGCCGCCGACAGCGACGCGCAATGCACCACCGTGAAGATGGCCGACCCCGGCTGGAGCGACATCGCAACGACCAACGCCTTGGCCCGCGTGCTTCTGGAAAGCCTGGGTTACCAGGTGAAAATCGACAGCCTGGCCGTTCCGATCATCTACGGCGGCCTCAAGGATGGCCGCGTCGATGCCTTCCTCGGTAACTGGATGCCGGCGCAGCAGGGCTTTCATGACAAGTTCATCGCAAATGGCGATGTGCAGCAGCTTTCGCGCAATCTGGAAGGAACCGAGTTCACCTTGGCAGTGCCCGACTATGTGTGGAATGCCGGAGTGAAGGATTTCGCCGACTTGCAGAAGCACGCCGACCAGTTCGACAAGAAGCTGTACGGGATTGGTTCCGGGGCACCGGCCAACCTGTCGTTGAAGGAAATCATCGACAAGAATGAATTCAACCTCGGCCAGTGGAAACTGGTGGAGTCCAGCGAGCAGGCGATGCTGGCACAGGTCGACCGGGCGGTGAAGAAACAACAGTTCATCACCTTCCTCGGCTGGACCCCGCACCCGATGAACGTGAAGCTGAAGATGCATTACCTGAGCGGCGGGGAGAAGTGGTTTGGCAGCAAGGGCGAGGTGTATACCCTGACCCGCAAGGGTTATCCACAAGCCTGCCCGAATGCGGCCAAGCTGCTGGGCAACCTGAAGTTCACGCTGGACATGGAAAACACCATCATGGCCGAAGTTGTGGACAAGAAGATGAGCTTCGATGATGCGGCCAAGGCTTGGCTGAAGGCGCACCCCGAGTTGCTGGAAGGGTGGTTGGCCGGGGTGACGACCAAGGCCGATGGCAATGCGCTGGAGGCGGTCAAAGCCAAACTGTAACCTCACAAGCAAACCTCTATCCCTGTGGGAGCGGGTTCACCCGCGAATGCGACGGTAGATTCACTGCAGCATTCGCGGGTAAACCCGCTCCCACAGGGGACAGTGCAATTTCAGGATTGTGGATAACCCATGCATCGCCTCACTCACCTGCTGCCCTTCCTCTCCTGGCTCCCCCGCCAATCGGGCCGCAGCCTGCGCCAGGACCTGCTGGTGGGCCTGAGCGGTGCAATCCTCGCCCTGCCGCAATCCATCGCCTATGCCCTGATCGCCGGCCTGCCGGCCGAGTACGGGCTGTACGCCGCCATCGTGCCAGTGCTGATCGCCTGCCTGTGGGGCTCGTCCTGGCACCTGATCTGCGGCCCGACCGCTGCCATCTCCATCGTCCTCTACGCCAGTATCAGCCCGCTGGCCGTTGCCGGCAGCGCCGACTATGTCACCTTGGTGCTGCTGCTGACCTTCCTCGGCGGCATCTTCCAGTTGCTGCTGGGGCTTTTGCGCTTCGGCGCACTGGTCAATTTCGTCTCCCATTCCGTGGTGCTCGGCTTCACCCTGGGCGCCGCTGTCGTCATTGCCCTGGGCCAGCTGCCCAACCTGCTGGGCATGGACCTGCCAAGCCAGGCCACGGCGCTGAAGACCGTGCAGGACCTGGCCAGCCATGCCGGCGAGGTCGACCTGCCTTCCTTGGTTCTGGGCCTGGCCACAGTGGTGATCGGCGTGGTCTTCAAGCTCTGGCGCCCACGCTGGCCCAGCCTGTTGATAAGCCTGATTTTGGTAAGCCTGCTGGCCTGGCTGCTGCCCGGGTTCTTTGGCCATGTGCCGCGTGTGCCGACATTCACCGGCCAGCTGCCACCCTTCAGCCCGCTGCCCTTGCTGGATGTGGAACTGATCCTGCGCCTGCTGCCCAGCGCCGTGGCAGTGGGCATGCTCGGGCTGGTCACCAGCCTGTCGATCGCCCGCTCGTTATCGGCAGTTTCGGAGCAGTTGATCGACGCAGACCAGGAAATACGCGCACAGGGCCTGTCGAACATCGTCGGTGCGTTTTTCTCCGGTTACCTGTCTTCCGGCTCATTCACCCGCTCCGGGCTGAGCTACGACGCCGGCGCCCGCTCGCCCATGGCCGGGGTATTCTCGGCGCTGTGGGTGGCGGTGTTCGCCGTTGCCGGGGCCGGGCTGATTGCGCACCTGCCGATTCCGGCCATGGCCGGCAGCATCCTGCTGATCTGCTGGGGGTTGGTGGACCACCAGGGGATTCGTGCGCTGTTCCGGGTCAGCCGCTCGGAGTTCCTGGTAATGGCGCTGACGGCGGCAGCGACCTTGTTGCTGGAGCTGCAGACGGCGATCTATGCCGGAGTGCTGGCGTCGCTGTTCTTCTATCTGAAGCGCACCTCGCGACCACGGGTGCAACAAAGCCGTGAAGGGGAGGCGGACGTGCTGCGGGTGGGCGGGTCGATCTTCTTTGGTGCGGCGCATTACCTGCAGGTGCGCTTGCAGCGCTGCCAGGGGCCGCATGTTGTTATCGATGCGCGGCAGGTGAACTTCATCGATTACTCGGGTGTGGATATGTTGCACCGCGAGGCGCGGCGGTTGCGGCGGGCAGGGGGGAGTCTGACCCTGCACCGGGCCAGGCCGCAGGTGATCGAGGAGTTGCAGAAGCTGGAAGGGGTGGAGCTTTGTCCGATCCGGTTTGAAGAGTGATGTTGGGTTGAGATTTTTGGGGCTGCTGCGCAGCCCATCGCGACGCAAGGCCGCTCCTACACCGACCGCGCAAAGCCTGCTGACGCGGTCCCCTGTAGGAGCGGCCTTGTGTCTCAGCCGCGAGCCAGCTGCCGGCGCAACTCAGCCAACACTGGCGCCGTATCCGGCCGCACCCCACGCCAGATAAAGAAAGCCTCAGCCGCCTGCTCAGCCAGCATCCCCAGCCCATCCAGCACCTTGGCCGCCCCCAGCTTCTCGGCCCACTGGCAAAACGGCGTAGGCTCCTTGCCATACATCATGTCGTAGCAAACCGTGCGCCCCGCCTCGACCAGGCTGTCGGCGATCGGCGGCAACTCACCGGCCAGGCTCGCCGAGGTGGCATTGATGATCACATCCACCGGTTCCTGCAACCAGGCAAACCCGCTGGCCACCACCGGCCCCAGTTCATCGAACTCACGCGCCAGCTGCTCAGCCTTTTCCACGGTACGGTTGGCAATCACCAGCGACTGCGGCTTGTGCGCCAGGATCGGCTCCAGCACGCCACGTACCGCGCCACCAGCACCCAGGATCAGAATGCGTTTGCCCGCCAGCTCGACCCCAGCATTCACCGTCAGGTCGCGCACAAGGCCAGCGCCATCGGTGTTGTCGCCCTGCAGTGTGCCATCGGCCAGCTTGCTTAGCGTGTTCACCGCACCAGCGCGCCGAGCACGCGGGGTCAGGCTGTCGCACAGGCGGTAGGCCTCTTCCTTGAACGGCACGGTGACGTTGCCGCCGCGGCCTTGCTTGAAGAAGCCGCGCGCGCAGTCGCTGAACTCGTCCAGCGGCGCCAGCAGGGTGGCGTATTCCAGGTCCTGGCCGGTCTGTTCGGCGAACAGGCGATGGATCAGCGGCGACTTGCTGTGGCCGATGGGGTTACCAAAAACGACGTACTGGTCCATGACGGCTCCTTGATTATCCACAGGCTTACTGGCCGAGCCAGTCGCGGTCCTGCAGGAAGTACTCGGTCAGGCGTGCTTCTTCGCTGCCGGGCGCGGCCTTCCAGTCGTAGCCCCAGCGCACCTGCGGCGGCAGCGACATGAGGATGGACTCGGTGCGACCGCCGGACTGCAGGCCGAACAAGGTGCCACGGTCGTAGACCAGGTTGAACTCCACGTAGCGGCCACGGCGATACTCCTGGAACTCGCGCTGCTGCGGCGTGTAGGGCGTGCCCTTGCGGCGCTGGACGATCGGCAGGTAGGCGTTGACGTAGGCGTCGCCAATGGCGCGGATGAAGGCGAAGCAGGTGTCGAAGTCCCACTCGTTCAGGTCATCGAAGAACAACCCACCAATGCCGCGTGGCTCGCCACGGTGCTTGAGGTGGAAGTAGCGGTCGCACCAGGCCTTGTAGCGCGGGTACACGTCGGCGCCGAACGGCGCGCAGGCCTGCTCGGCCACACGGTGCCAGTGGATGCAGTCTTCTTCATTGCCGTAGTACGGAGTCAGGTCGAAGCCGCCGCCGAACCACCAGACAGCCTCTTCACCTTCCTTTTCGGCGATGAAGAAGCGCACGTTGGCGTGGGAGGTGGGCACATGCGGGTTGTGCGGGTGGATCACCAGCGACACGCCCAAGGCCTCGAAGCCACGGCCCGCCAGCTCGGGGCGGTGGGCACTGGCCGACGGCGGCAGACCGGCGCCGAACACGTGGGAGAAGTTGACCCCCCCTTTCTCGATCACCTTGCCATCGCCGATCACCCGCGTGCGGCCCCCGCCACCGGCTTCGCGCACCCATGCGTCCTCGACGAAGCGGGCGCCGCCGTCTTCAGCTTCGAGGGCAGAGCAGATGCGGTCTTGCAGGTCGAGCAGGTAGGCTTTCACGGCCTCGGTGCGGCTAGTCATCGGGTCACCAGGAACGGGCAGGGAAGAATTCGCCGCGTAGCATACCACCCCCAGCCCGCGCGCCGCAGTTGACGGCGATCAAGCAAAGGCGTCCGATAGAAGGTCTTTCCCGACCCATACGACAGGAGTGCGAGATGGCCAAGCGTATCCAGTTCAGCCAGCATGGCGGCCCGGAAGTGCTGCAGTTTGTGGAATTCGAACCAGCCCCGCCAGGGCCACAGCAGGTGCGTGTACGTAACCATGCGATCGGCCTGAACTTCATCGATACCTACTTCCGCAGCGGGCTGTATGCACCGCCATCCCTGCCTTCGGGGCTGGGCACTGAAGCGGCTGGCGTGGTCGAGGCCGTGGGCGAGGGCGTGACCCGGCTGAAAGTGGGTGACCGCGTGGCCCATGCCGGCGGCCCGTTGGGCGCGTACAGCGAGGTGCATACGCTGCCGGAAGCTAATCTGGTGAAGCTGCCCGACAACATCAGCTTCGAGCAGGCAGCGGCGGTGATGCTCAAGGGTTTGACCGTGCAGTACCTGCTGAAGCAGACCTATGAGGTGAAGGCGGGTGACGTGATCCTGTTCCACGCAGCAGCTGGCGGCGTGGGTTCGTTGGCGTGCCAGTGGGCCAAGGCGCTGGGGGCCAAGCTGATCGGTACCGTGAGTTCTGCCGAGAAGGCCGAACGGGCCAAGGCGCTTGGGGCGTGGGCGACCATCGACTATAGCCGTGAGGACGTAGCCAAGCGGGTGCTGGAGCTGACCGACGGCAAGAAATGCCCGGTGGTGTATGACGGTGTGGGTGCCGACACCTGGCTGACCTCGCTGGACTGCCTGCAGCCGCGCGGGTTGATGGTGAGCTTTGGCAATGCCTCGGGGGCGGTGAGCGGGGTGAACCTGGGGATTCTGGCGCAGAAAGGGTCGCTGTATGTGACCCGCCCGACGTTGGCGACCTATGCCAACAATGCCGAGAATACCCAGGCCATGGCCGATGACCTGTTTGCGATGATCGGCAGTGGCAAGCTGGTTGTGGATATCCAACAGCGGTATCCGCTCAGCGAGGCGGCCAAGGCACAGGCGGAGCTGTCGGCTCGGCGGACTGTGGGTTCCACAATTCTGCTTCCTTGAGTTCACTCCCACAGGTACTGCACCGATCTTAAGTGCAGTGCCATCCCTGTGGGAGCGGGCATGCCCGCGAAGCAAGCACCGCGGTGCATGGCACCGGCTGCGCCGGTGTTCGCGGGTGAACCCGCTCCCACAGGTACTGCGTCGGCCTTGAACAGGGCGCTATGCCTGTGGAGGACGGGTAGTTGGTATCGACTCGATACCATCGAGAATCGCCTCCACCAATCCCTCCGCCAATTCAATGGAATGCAGGCTCGACCAATACATGCCACGGCCTTCTTCGCGCAGGTACTCGAGGGCTTTCGAGCCCGTTTCGTAGGCGCCTCGCAGATACAGAGCTACATGAACCAAGGCGTCCTCGGCGGAAATGTTCGGGTTTACGGTGAACAGCGGTTCGTGGCCGGCATCGCAGCGGCCGAAGGGGCGGGTGGATGTGCAGGGTAGGGGTGGATCGGGGACAATCTTCTTCATCACTAGATCTCGCTTCATGGCACCACCCAGTCGTTACCACACGAATAGGTGGCAGCTGTACGCAGGGTGGTAAACCGGGTGGGAGATCTAAAACCCAGCAGGCACGAAGCCTCCTGCGAACAGCCGCCATGGACTGCCAAGATCACCCAGAACCCGGGTTACCACACCCGATCGCCAAGTTATTCGGCGACGGCTGAAGACTAAGGGCGGAGGTTCCCACTGAGAAGGTGATGGCAGGGGACGCGGCTCGTAGGATATTTCCCAAGCCGCAAGCTGGACAGGCATTCGAAACAAAATCAGAAAAATCTGCGGGGGCTTGGCCCTGACCTGTGGGAGCGGGCATGCCCGCGAACACGGGCGAAGCCCGTGCCAGGCACCGCGTTGGATTCTTCGCGGGCTCGCCCGCTCCCACAGGAGGTCCCGGCCAGGCCTGTGGATATGTATCAGCCCGGGCGAACGACTTCGCCAGTGGCCAGGTTGCGAATCACACTAGGGTTCTTCCTTCCACCCAACGCCCCCCCCAGCACGAGATCCAGCTGACCATGGAAGTACTGCTCCACCCGCAACCGGGTCTTCGCCGCCGGGCGCCCGCCCGGGTTGCACGAAGTGGAAATCAACGGACCCACCAACGCACACAGCTCACGTACCACCGGGTGGTCACTGACCCGCAGTGCCACGGTGTCATGTTGCCCGGTAACCCACTCGGGCAACAGGTCCTGGTGCGGCACCAGCCAGGTGTTCGGCCCCGGCCAGGTGCTGCCCATGCGGTCGATCCAGTCTTCGGGGAAATCCTCAAACAAGAAGTCGAACTGGCGGATGTTGTCGGCTACCAGGATCAGGCCTTTATCCACAGGCCGCGACTTCAGCGCCAGCAGGCGATACACCGCGTCCTCGTTCCACGGGTCGCAGCCCAGGCCCCAGACCGCTTCCGTCGGATAGGCGATCACTGCGCCCGCCCGGATCTCACGTGCGGCTTGTTGCACACGAAAACTGCTCACCATTTCTGTTACTCCGCCTATATACCTTGCTTGTGAGCAGTGTACTTAGCCCGCGCGGGCAAACCAACGCCCGGCTTCATTGCTGACCCGGCCTTCCAGCTCCAGTTCGGTCAGCTGCGCGAGCACGTCGGCCAGCGGCAGCTCGCTGCAGTGGGCCAGGCTTTCACTGGTCTGTGGCGCGGCATGCAGCAGGGCGAGCAGTGGATGGTCAAATTTATCCACAACCGCAGGTGGCAGGTTCTGCCAACCCTGCAGGCTTTCCAGTATCTGCTCCACGCTTTCCACCAGCAGCGCGCCGTCACGGATCAACTGGTGGCAGCCCTTGGCCCCAGGATGGTGAATGGATCCCGGTATGGCATACACCTCGCGGCCTTGCTCGGCAGCCAGGCGTGCGGTGATCAGCGAACCACTGGCCAGGCTTGCCTCGACAACCAGCACGCCCAGCGACAGCCCGCTGATGATGCGATTGCGCCGCGGGAAATTACCGGGCAGCGGCCCGGCATCCAGCGGGTACTCGGATACCAGCGCGCTGCCATTGTCGATCATCGCTTGCGCAAGCGACTTGTGGCGCTGTGGATAAAGTTTTTGCAACCCCGTACCGAGCACGCCGATCGTGCCCCCGCCAGCCTGCAATGCGGCCCGATGAGCGGCACCGTCGATGCCCACGGCCAAGCCGCTGGTAATGGTGAAACCGGCCTGCGCCAGGTAGCGGGAAAATGCCGCAGCGGTGTCGAGCGCCGGTGGTGAAGCACGCCTGCTGCCCACAATTGCCAGTTGTGGGCGCTCGAGCAAGGCCGGGTCTCCAGCTACGAAAAGCAGTGGAGGGGCATCGTCGATTTCCGCCAATAGTGGCGGGTAGCCAGGGCCGTCCCACATCAGCAAATGCTGGCCCTGGCGCTCTAGCCAGGCCATTGCGGCCAATGCACCCTCACGAACTTCGGCACTGCGCCGGGCATCGATGGTGGCCTGGGGTATGCCCAATGCGCGCCAGGCGCCGGCGGGTGCACACAGTGCCGAAGAGGCACTGCCAAAAGCCTCAAGCAAGGTGTTAAAGCGACGCAATCCCGTCTCCGGCAGCCGGTGCAGGCGTAATCGGGCCTCCAGTTCGGCAGGCGGAAGAGGCGACGAATGGTAGGTCTGCATGGGGATCATCCTTGATCGAAACGGGGCCATCGACGTGGCACAAACTGTGGATAACTTTGTTGATAACGCTTTGACAACCTGTCCATCGAATGGGCAATAAGCTGGCCCTGAAAACCCTAGACGAGCTTTCCCAGGTGCTGAAATCCTCGTTTCCCTTTATTATGTGTGCTCAGTTTTCAACCGAACGCACAGTGACTGCCTGACCTTATGGCCATCTTGAACATTCTCGAATTCCCGGACCCGCGCCTGCGCACCATCGCCAAGCCGGTGACGGTGTTCGACGACGCCCTGCGTCAGCTGATCGACGACATGTTTGAAACCATGTACGAAGCCCCTGGCATCGGCCTGGCCGCCACCCAGGTCAACGTGCACCAGCAGGTCGTGGTCATGGACCTCAGTGAAGACCGCAGCGAGCCGCGCGTCTTCATCAACCCTACGGTCGAAGAGCTGACCCATGACATGGGCCAGTACCAGGAAGGCTGCCTGTCGGTACCTGGCTTCTACGAGAACGTCGACCGCCCGTTGCGTGTGCGGGTGAAGGCCCAGGACCGCGACGGCAAGCCTTACGAGCTGGAGTGCGAAGGCCTGCTGGCGGTGTGCGTGCAGCATGAGTTCGATCACCTCAACGGCAAGCTGTTCGTCGACTACCTGTCGCAGCTCAAGCGCGACCGGATCAAGAAGAAGCTGGAAAAGCAGCACCGCCAGCAAGCCTGATCCCCACCTTCCAGAAGGCTTGCTCCGGCAAGCCTTTTTCTTTTTTGAAGCGAGAACTCCATGCGCATCGTCTTTGCAGGCACTCCAGAGTTTGCCGCCGAACACCTCAAGGCCCTGCTCGACAGCCCGTACGAGATCGTGGCCGTCTACACCCAGCCCGACCGCCCCGCTGGCCGTGGCCAGAAGCTGATGCCGAGCCCGGTCAAGCAACTGGCTGTGGCCCATGACATCCCGGTGTTCCAACCGCCGACCCTGCGCAACGCCGAAGCCCAGGCCGAACTTGCGGCGCTGAAGCCGGACCTGATGGTAGTGGTCGCCTACGGCCTGATCCTGCCGCAGGTGGTGCTGGATATCCCGCGCCTGGGCTGTATCAACAGCCATGCTTCCCTGCTGCCCCGCTGGCGCGGTGCCGCACCGATCCAGCGCGCCGTGGAAGCCGGCGACGCCGAGAGCGGTGTGACCGTGATGCGTATGGAAGCGGGCCTGGACACCGGCCCGATGCTGCTCAAGGTGGTCACGCCGATCAGCGCCGAAGACACCGGCGGCAGCCTGCACGACCGCTTGGCCGAGATGGGCCCGCCCGCAGTCGTACAAGCCATCGCCGGCCTGGCCGATGGTTCGCTGCAGGGTGAAGTGCAGGACGATGCCCTGGCCACCTACGCGCACAAGCTGAACAAGGACGAAGCGCGCATCGATTGGAGCCGCCCGGCCGTCGAGCTGGAACGCCTGATCCGTGCCTTCAACCCGTGGCCGGTGTGCCACAGCACCCTCGATGGCGAAAGCGTGAAAGTGCTGGCCGCCAACTTGTCCACAGCGATAGGCACCCCGGGTGAGATCCTCTCCGCCAGCAAGGACGGCCTGGTTGTCGCCTGCGGTGACCAGGCACTGAGCCTGACCCGTCTGCAACTGCCCGGCGGCAAGGCACTGAACTTCAGCGACCTGTTCAACAGCCGTCGCGAGAAATTCGCCAGCGGCAAGGTGCTGGGCCAATGAACCCACGCCTCGCCGCCGCCCGTGCCCTTGCCGCTGTACTCAGTGGCAAGGCCTCGCTGAACAGTTCGCTGCCAGCGCAACTGGACAAGGTCGATGAACGCGACCGCGGCCTGACCCAGGACCTGGCGTTCGGTACCGCACGCTGGCAGCCACGGCTCGACCTGCTGGCGGCGCAGCTGCTGCAGAAGCCGTTCAAGGCCGCCGATGCCGATGTGCAGGCGTTGCTGCTGGTCGGCCTGTACCAGCTGTTCTACAGCCGTATCCCGGCCCACGCGGCCATTGGCGAGACCGTCGGCTGTGCCGACAAGCTGAAGAAGCCGTGGGCCAAGGGCCTGCTCAATGCCGTGCTGCGCCGCGCCCAACGCGAAGGCGAAGAATTGCTGGCCGGCATGGAGCGCGACCCGGTGGTACGCACTGCCCACCCGCGCTGGCTGCAGAAGTCGCTCAAGGCCTTCTGGCCGGAGCAGTGGGAGGCCATCTGCGCCGCCAACAACGCCCACCCGCCGATGATCCTGCGGGTCAACCGCCGCCACCACAGCCGCGATGCCTACCTGGCACTGCTGGCCGAGGCGGGCGTTGGCGCCAGCGCCTGCCAGTACAGCCGTGACGGTATCGTGTTGGCCGAAGCCTGCGATGTGCGCGGCCTGCCAGGCTTTGCCGAAGGCTGGGTGAGCGTGCAGGACGAAGCCGCGCAGCTGTCCGCCGACCTGCTGGAACTGGCCCCCGGCCAGCGCGTGCTCGACGCCTGCTGTGCACCGGGTGGCAAGACCTGCCACCTGCTGGAAGCCGAAGCCGGCCTGGCCCACGTGGTGGCCATCGACCTCGAAGCCAAGCGCCTGACCCGCGTGCGCGAGAACCTCGACCGCCTGCAATTGGACGCCGAGCTGATCGCCTGCGATGCCCGCGACACCGCCAGCTGGTGGGACGGCAAGCCGTTCCAGCGCATTCTGCTCGATGCCCCCTGTTCGGCCACCGGCGTGATCCGCCGCCACCCTGACATCAAGCTGACCCGTCAGGCCGACGACATCCCGGCCCTGGCCACGCTGCAAGGTGAGCTGCTCGATGCCCTGTGGCCGACCCTGGAAGTGGGCGGCATGCTGCTATACGCCACCTGCTCCAGCCTGCCGACCGAGAACACCGAAGTGATCGATGCCTTCCTTGCCCGCACCCCGGGCGCCCGTGAGCTGGACCTGGCCACCGAAGCCGGCCTGCGCCAGCCCCACGGCCGCCAGTTGTTGGCCCAGGAAGGCGGCCACGACGGTTTCTACTATGCCAAGCTGATCAAGATCGCCGCCTCGCGCGGATAAAAACAAAAGGTAGGGAGTAGCGGATGAAGATCATCATCCTCGGCGCAGGACAGGTAGGCGGTACGCTGGCGGAGCACCTGGCCAGCGAAGCCAACGACATCACCGTGGTCGACACTGACGGCGACCGCCTGCGCGACCTGGGCGACCGTCTGGATATCCGCACCGTTCAAGGCCGCGGCTCGCTGCCTACGGTGCTGCGCCAGGCCGGTGCCGACGACGCCGACATGCTGGTGGCGGTAACCAACAGCGACGAAACCAACATGGTCGCCTGCCAGGTGGCCTATTCGCTTTTCCACACCCCGACCAAAATTGCCCGGGTGCGCGAGTCGGCCTACCTGACCCGCGAAGAGCTGTTCGACAACGACCATATCCCGGTCGACGTACTGATCAGCCCCGAGCAGGTGGTGACCAACTACATCAAGCGCCTGATCGAGCACCCAGGCTCGCTGCAGGTGATCGACTTCGCAGAAGGCAAGGCCCAGCTGGTGGCAGTGAAGGCGTACTACGGTGGCCCGCTGGTAGGCCAGCAACTGCGCCAGATCCGCGCGCACATGCCCAACGTCGACACCCGCGTGGCGGCCATCTTCCGCCGCGACCGCCCGATCACCCCGCGGGGCGACACGGTGATCGAAGCAGACGACGAAGTGTTCTTCATCGCCGCGAAGAAGGACATCCGCGCGGTGATG is a genomic window containing:
- the betC gene encoding choline-sulfatase — translated: MTRPNILFIMADQMAAPLLPIYASSPIQMPHLSRLAEQAVVFDSAYCNSPLCAPSRFTLVSGQLPSRIGAYDNAADFPADVPTYAHYLRRLGYRTALSGKMHFCGPDQLHGYEERLTSDIYPADYGWAVNWDEPDVRPSWYHNMSSVLQAGPCVRTNQLDFDEEVVFKARQYLYDHVRENDGRPFCLTVSMTHPHDPYTIPRRYWDRYEGVDIPMPRAELGQAELDPHSQRLLKVYDLWNKPLPVNKIRDARRAYFGACSYIDDNIGLLLQTLEECNLADDTLIVFSGDHGDMLGERGLWYKMHWFEMSARVPLLVHAPKHFAPARVSASVSTCDLLPTLVELAGGAVDNHLHLDGRSLVGHLQGQGGHDEVIGEYMAEGTVGPLMMIRRGPYKFVYSEDDPCLLYDLSRDPHERENLTGSPEHQALLQAFVDEAQQRWDIPSLRQQVLASQRRRRLVAEALAVGKLKSWDHQPLVDASQQYMRNHIDLDDLERKARYPQPAPLD
- the choX gene encoding choline ABC transporter substrate-binding protein, whose amino-acid sequence is MHKFSAAVFALALSLGTATAHAADSDAQCTTVKMADPGWSDIATTNALARVLLESLGYQVKIDSLAVPIIYGGLKDGRVDAFLGNWMPAQQGFHDKFIANGDVQQLSRNLEGTEFTLAVPDYVWNAGVKDFADLQKHADQFDKKLYGIGSGAPANLSLKEIIDKNEFNLGQWKLVESSEQAMLAQVDRAVKKQQFITFLGWTPHPMNVKLKMHYLSGGEKWFGSKGEVYTLTRKGYPQACPNAAKLLGNLKFTLDMENTIMAEVVDKKMSFDDAAKAWLKAHPELLEGWLAGVTTKADGNALEAVKAKL
- a CDS encoding SulP family inorganic anion transporter; this encodes MHRLTHLLPFLSWLPRQSGRSLRQDLLVGLSGAILALPQSIAYALIAGLPAEYGLYAAIVPVLIACLWGSSWHLICGPTAAISIVLYASISPLAVAGSADYVTLVLLLTFLGGIFQLLLGLLRFGALVNFVSHSVVLGFTLGAAVVIALGQLPNLLGMDLPSQATALKTVQDLASHAGEVDLPSLVLGLATVVIGVVFKLWRPRWPSLLISLILVSLLAWLLPGFFGHVPRVPTFTGQLPPFSPLPLLDVELILRLLPSAVAVGMLGLVTSLSIARSLSAVSEQLIDADQEIRAQGLSNIVGAFFSGYLSSGSFTRSGLSYDAGARSPMAGVFSALWVAVFAVAGAGLIAHLPIPAMAGSILLICWGLVDHQGIRALFRVSRSEFLVMALTAAATLLLELQTAIYAGVLASLFFYLKRTSRPRVQQSREGEADVLRVGGSIFFGAAHYLQVRLQRCQGPHVVIDARQVNFIDYSGVDMLHREARRLRRAGGSLTLHRARPQVIEELQKLEGVELCPIRFEE
- the aroE gene encoding shikimate dehydrogenase; this translates as MDQYVVFGNPIGHSKSPLIHRLFAEQTGQDLEYATLLAPLDEFSDCARGFFKQGRGGNVTVPFKEEAYRLCDSLTPRARRAGAVNTLSKLADGTLQGDNTDGAGLVRDLTVNAGVELAGKRILILGAGGAVRGVLEPILAHKPQSLVIANRTVEKAEQLAREFDELGPVVASGFAWLQEPVDVIINATSASLAGELPPIADSLVEAGRTVCYDMMYGKEPTPFCQWAEKLGAAKVLDGLGMLAEQAAEAFFIWRGVRPDTAPVLAELRRQLARG
- the hemF gene encoding oxygen-dependent coproporphyrinogen oxidase gives rise to the protein MTSRTEAVKAYLLDLQDRICSALEAEDGGARFVEDAWVREAGGGGRTRVIGDGKVIEKGGVNFSHVFGAGLPPSASAHRPELAGRGFEALGVSLVIHPHNPHVPTSHANVRFFIAEKEGEEAVWWFGGGFDLTPYYGNEEDCIHWHRVAEQACAPFGADVYPRYKAWCDRYFHLKHRGEPRGIGGLFFDDLNEWDFDTCFAFIRAIGDAYVNAYLPIVQRRKGTPYTPQQREFQEYRRGRYVEFNLVYDRGTLFGLQSGGRTESILMSLPPQVRWGYDWKAAPGSEEARLTEYFLQDRDWLGQ
- a CDS encoding NADPH:quinone reductase; the protein is MAKRIQFSQHGGPEVLQFVEFEPAPPGPQQVRVRNHAIGLNFIDTYFRSGLYAPPSLPSGLGTEAAGVVEAVGEGVTRLKVGDRVAHAGGPLGAYSEVHTLPEANLVKLPDNISFEQAAAVMLKGLTVQYLLKQTYEVKAGDVILFHAAAGGVGSLACQWAKALGAKLIGTVSSAEKAERAKALGAWATIDYSREDVAKRVLELTDGKKCPVVYDGVGADTWLTSLDCLQPRGLMVSFGNASGAVSGVNLGILAQKGSLYVTRPTLATYANNAENTQAMADDLFAMIGSGKLVVDIQQRYPLSEAAKAQAELSARRTVGSTILLP
- a CDS encoding L-threonylcarbamoyladenylate synthase, with the translated sequence MVSSFRVQQAAREIRAGAVIAYPTEAVWGLGCDPWNEDAVYRLLALKSRPVDKGLILVADNIRQFDFLFEDFPEDWIDRMGSTWPGPNTWLVPHQDLLPEWVTGQHDTVALRVSDHPVVRELCALVGPLISTSCNPGGRPAAKTRLRVEQYFHGQLDLVLGGALGGRKNPSVIRNLATGEVVRPG
- the dprA gene encoding DNA-processing protein DprA yields the protein MQTYHSSPLPPAELEARLRLHRLPETGLRRFNTLLEAFGSASSALCAPAGAWRALGIPQATIDARRSAEVREGALAAMAWLERQGQHLLMWDGPGYPPLLAEIDDAPPLLFVAGDPALLERPQLAIVGSRRASPPALDTAAAFSRYLAQAGFTITSGLAVGIDGAAHRAALQAGGGTIGVLGTGLQKLYPQRHKSLAQAMIDNGSALVSEYPLDAGPLPGNFPRRNRIISGLSLGVLVVEASLASGSLITARLAAEQGREVYAIPGSIHHPGAKGCHQLIRDGALLVESVEQILESLQGWQNLPPAVVDKFDHPLLALLHAAPQTSESLAHCSELPLADVLAQLTELELEGRVSNEAGRWFARAG